Sequence from the Pedobacter sp. D749 genome:
TTTTACCGGTGGTATATTGGATTGTTCAGGTATTTCTGGCGCCAACTGGGGGGTAAAAGTAAATGGAAGTTACTGGAATATTACCAATATGACCATCAGAAATGCACCCGACTGCGGGATTGTTTTCCAGACAGGTGGCTACAATTATGTGAATAAGGTAACCACGCATGGAAATAAAGACTCCGGACTTCAGATCTATAACGGCGGTCACCACAACAGCATCAATAATTCTACTTCTTATGATAATTATGATGTGGCCAATGGTGGTGAAAATGCGGATGGATATGCCTGTAAATTATCTGCTGGTGCAGGTAATAGTTTTAACTCGTGCAATGCTTACCACAATTCTGATGATGGCTGGGATTTATACGGACAACCTTCTACCGTGGTGATTAACAATTGCACCGCTACCAATAACGGTTATGGTTCAAACGGCGATGGAAATGGTTTCAAACTGGGTAGTGCCGGACAAAATGTTCCGCATACCGTTACCAATTGCAAATCCAATAACAACAAAGGAAGCGGTTACGACGGTAATGGAAACGCCGGCCACATCACTACCACTGGCAGCGGTGGCTCCGGTAATGTAAAAGGGCTTTTTAACCGAATTAATTAAGATTGGTTCTCCCCGTAAAAAGGTTCAGTTGGAAACAGCTGAACCTTTTTTGTTTTTAATGACATCCTATTCATTTTATCAACTAAGGTGTTCTAAGGTGGTTGGAAAAATGAGGATGGTAAAAAATAACCACCTACACTATTTGTTGAAGATAATAGTTAGCTAAGGTGCACTTACATGTCTTAGGTGGTGAAAAATCGGAGTATTATTTTTACCATGTAAGTCACCTAAGGCCATCTAAGTTTTTAGGTGCCCTATTGTGTTAATGATTAACTAATTGCACTTACATGTCTTAGGTTGGTGAAAAATTCGTAGTATTATTTTTACCATGTAAGTCACCTGAGGCCATCTAAGTGTTACGCACCCTATTGTTAATAATTAACTAATTGCCCTTACATGTCTTAGGTGGTGAAAAATTCGGGGTATTATTTTTACCATGTAAGTCACCTAAGGCCATCTAAGTTTTTAGGTGCCCTATTGTGTTAATGATTAACTAATTGCACTTACATGTCTTAGGTGGTGAAAAATTCGGAGTATTATTTTTACCATGTAAGTCACCTAAGGCCATCTAAGTTTTTAGGTGCCCTATTGTGTTAATGATTAACTAATTGCACTTACATGTCTTAGGTTGGTGAAAAATCGGAGTATTATTTTTACCATGTAAGTCACCTAAGGCCATCTAAGTTTTTAGGTGCCCTATTGTGTTAATGATTAACTAATCGCACTTACATGTCTTAGGTGGTGAAAAATTCGGAGTATTATTTTTATCATGTAAGTCACCTAAGGCCATCTAAGTTTTTAGGTGCCCTATTATGTTAATGACTAACTAATTGCACTTACATGTCTTAGGGGGTGAAAAATTCGTAGTATTATTTTTACCATGTAAGTCACCTAAGGCCATCTAAGTTTTTAGGTGCCCTATTGATTAACTAATTGCACTTATATGTCTTAGGTGGTGAAAAAATCAGTGTATTAATCTTACCGCCTTAGCCACTTGAGGTCATTTAAAGTTTATACACCTTGCATTCGATTAAGCTTTATTGATTAGCTAAGATCTTTGTTGCATCTCGGGCGGTGAAAACTATAACACAACATTTTTTTACTGCGGTATTTATGAATGCTGCGCAGATTTATCTAAGTTTGTTTCCAATGTCATTGCCACTAACAAACCATACTTTAGAGAAATTAGAAGCCCTGCTTTTTGCTATGGGTTATAAGGTACGTTATGAGAAAGGGAACTTTAAAACGGGTTCTTGTCTGCTCGAACACAATAAGGTTGTTGTAGTAAATAAGTTTTCAAATCTGGAAGGAAAAATTGCCGCATTAGTTACATTGGTAAAACAGACCAATGCCGACGAAAACCTGTTAGACGAAAAACAAAGACAATTTTATCAATCTTTACAACAAACCGAATTGTTTTAATGGAAATACAAAGCAAGGATTACGTATTTAGAAAGGAAAGTTTAAGCAGATGAAAGTTACTTTTTTAGGTACCGGCACATCACAAGGCGTTCCGGTAATTGCTTGTAATTGCGAAGTTTGCAGGTCTTCAGATCATAGAGACAACCGTTTAAGAACATCTGTTTTAATAGAAACAGATGATAAAACCATTGTGGTAGATAGCGGACCTGATTTCCGTTACCAGCTTTTGCGCGAAAAGGTAAAAGACCTGGATGCCGTACTGTTTACACACGAACACAAAGACCATATTGCAGGTTTAGATGATATCAGGCCGTTTAATTACCTGCTCCATAAGGTAATTGATGTTTATGCTACCGAAAGGGTACAAACAGCATTAAAAAGAGAGTTTTATTATATTTTTGCCGAAACCAAATACCATGGTTTACCGCAGATTAATTTGCATACCGTAACCAATGGCGAAGATTTTAAAATTGGCGAAACTACCATCATTCCATTTGAGGTAATGCACCATTTATTGCCGATTACCGGCTACCGGATTGGCGACTTTACCTACATTACCGATGCCAAAACGATATCAGAGCAAAGTTTTGAAAAAATAAAGGGAACAAAAATATTGGTGCTTAATGCTTTGCAGAAAGAACCACATATTTCGCATTTTACCCTGGGCGAGGCCATTGCCTTTGCCAAAAGGGTAGGGGCTGAAACCACCTATTTTACACACATTAGCCATACTTTGGGTAAACATGCCGATGTTGAAAAAGACTTGCCAGCGAACATCAGGCTGGCTTACGATGGGTTTAGTTTCGAGTGTTAACGTTATTTAACGTAAAAGCTTCATTCGTGATTAAAAAACGAAACTGCCGCAATAGGTACTCGCAGATATCCCCATTCTGTCGTCTGCAATGAAAGCCATCCAGGTATGAAATGTCTTTCCTTTATAAAAGGACGGAATTTCCAGGCTTTCCCTTTCTTTTAACCGCTTAGCACCACTTGTTTCATAGATGGCCGTTTTATTGTCCACATCATAAACCATTAACATCACCTGGTCATGTTGCCTGGTGTAATCGCCGTTAGCATTATCCGTCCAGCTGAAATGTACACCCGCATCATCGTGTTCCAGCTTAACATCCTCCGCACCGCTGAGGTTTCCAAAGCTTAAACGCACAGCGGTATAGTCGATTTCGCCGGCGGCATTTTGGGCATTCAGCATATTATAGGATTTGGCAACATTATGGGCGGTCATCATGCGTTTTTTCGACTCGAGGTTAAAACCAA
This genomic interval carries:
- a CDS encoding MBL fold metallo-hydrolase, whose amino-acid sequence is MKVTFLGTGTSQGVPVIACNCEVCRSSDHRDNRLRTSVLIETDDKTIVVDSGPDFRYQLLREKVKDLDAVLFTHEHKDHIAGLDDIRPFNYLLHKVIDVYATERVQTALKREFYYIFAETKYHGLPQINLHTVTNGEDFKIGETTIIPFEVMHHLLPITGYRIGDFTYITDAKTISEQSFEKIKGTKILVLNALQKEPHISHFTLGEAIAFAKRVGAETTYFTHISHTLGKHADVEKDLPANIRLAYDGFSFEC
- a CDS encoding DUF6266 family protein — encoded protein: MGKIENGINGGFTGTVGTVTGYYLNGKWVIRSKRRKSIKNKTGSADQKACRSRFTIMQTFLSPIVAFIRIGFNLESKKRMMTAHNVAKSYNMLNAQNAAGEIDYTAVRLSFGNLSGAEDVKLEHDDAGVHFSWTDNANGDYTRQHDQVMLMVYDVDNKTAIYETSGAKRLKERESLEIPSFYKGKTFHTWMAFIADDRMGISASTYCGSFVF
- a CDS encoding right-handed parallel beta-helix repeat-containing protein, giving the protein MKKKSGILVLGMAIALFGCKKDNTTIADAAGGQSIVQPNKLGLVAAAVSATVTTEAALKAAISNAQPGDVITVSGTIYLTSTLQLLKSGTSGSKINFTGGILDCSGISGANWGVKVNGSYWNITNMTIRNAPDCGIVFQTGGYNYVNKVTTHGNKDSGLQIYNGGHHNSINNSTSYDNYDVANGGENADGYACKLSAGAGNSFNSCNAYHNSDDGWDLYGQPSTVVINNCTATNNGYGSNGDGNGFKLGSAGQNVPHTVTNCKSNNNKGSGYDGNGNAGHITTTGSGGSGNVKGLFNRIN